The proteins below are encoded in one region of Rhizobacter sp.:
- a CDS encoding delta(1)-pyrroline-2-carboxylate reductase family protein: MSTPLVCDAARTAQLLDFPSLMEAVAHAAAEVEQGSLLSPPRMVVPFGHGGVMLSMPATAPDIAVHKLVNVQRANAQQGLPTIHGIVTACDATTGQPLCLLDGPEVTGRRTAAVTLLALRALLGRAPHHVLLIGAGVQSRHHQLALQAIFPQARVQVRGRDAVGADVPDDVDAVITLTTSTEPVYDEPARAGRVVIGVGAFKPEMAEIGQRTLDGSDLYADDPLGARHEAGDLLRAGVEWSRVKSLGRLLRDTPDLHRPAVFKSVGTAAWDLAAARSALRALRSTI; the protein is encoded by the coding sequence ATGAGCACACCTCTCGTCTGCGACGCCGCCCGCACCGCGCAGCTGCTCGACTTCCCGTCGCTGATGGAAGCCGTGGCGCACGCCGCAGCGGAAGTTGAACAAGGCTCCCTGCTCAGCCCGCCGCGCATGGTGGTGCCCTTCGGCCACGGCGGCGTGATGCTGAGCATGCCGGCCACCGCGCCCGACATCGCCGTGCACAAGCTCGTGAACGTGCAACGCGCGAACGCACAGCAGGGCCTGCCCACCATCCACGGCATCGTGACGGCGTGCGACGCCACCACCGGCCAGCCCCTGTGCCTGCTCGACGGCCCCGAAGTCACCGGCCGCCGCACCGCCGCGGTGACGCTGCTCGCGCTGCGCGCACTGCTCGGCCGCGCGCCGCACCACGTGCTGCTGATCGGCGCCGGGGTGCAGTCACGCCACCACCAGCTGGCCTTGCAAGCGATCTTTCCGCAAGCGCGTGTGCAGGTGCGTGGCCGCGATGCGGTGGGTGCCGACGTGCCCGACGACGTCGACGCGGTGATCACGCTCACTACCAGCACCGAGCCGGTGTACGACGAGCCCGCACGCGCCGGCCGCGTGGTCATCGGTGTGGGCGCATTCAAACCCGAGATGGCCGAGATCGGCCAGCGCACGCTCGACGGCAGCGATCTCTACGCCGACGACCCGCTCGGCGCCCGTCACGAAGCCGGCGACCTACTGCGCGCCGGTGTCGAGTGGTCACGCGTGAAATCACTCGGCCGCTTGTTGCGAGACACGCCCGACCTTCACCGCCCCGCCGTGTTCAAGAGCGTGGGCACCGCCGCGTGGGACCTTGCCGCCGCACGCTCCGCACTGCGCGCATTGCGGTCAACGATCTGA